Proteins encoded together in one Gemmatimonadetes bacterium T265 window:
- a CDS encoding glycosyl transferase family 1 has protein sequence MRVLAPAAAGLASDATLRGVAVRRYRYAARRDETLAYTGAMAETARGSWRGATALAGLVAAGALATRETARAWRPDVVHAHWWFPGGLSAALPGVLGGRPLVVTMHGSDVRLARQARSAHRLFDVVVRRAAAVTAVSSWLCAEARTMAPRVACHVAPMPVDAARYSPPPAGAPRSGLLFVGRLTAQKGVAQLLDAFARMRARTTLDVVGRGSEAAALRARAEAAGVADRVRWHDPQPPTLLAPWYRAASALVVPSTEEGFGLVAVEAMLCATPVVAFRSGGVTDVVRDGETGLLAPAGDVDALARCLDRIVTDDVVARKLGTAGRVDVAARFTPAAVANRYRALYDAVARTTP, from the coding sequence GTGCGCGTGCTGGCGCCCGCGGCGGCCGGTCTCGCATCCGACGCGACGTTGCGGGGCGTCGCCGTCCGGCGGTACCGCTACGCCGCGCGCCGGGACGAGACGCTCGCCTACACCGGCGCGATGGCCGAGACGGCGCGCGGCTCGTGGCGCGGCGCGACCGCGCTCGCGGGGCTCGTCGCCGCCGGGGCGCTCGCCACGCGCGAGACGGCGCGCGCGTGGCGGCCGGACGTCGTGCACGCGCACTGGTGGTTCCCGGGCGGGCTCTCCGCCGCGCTGCCGGGAGTGTTAGGCGGACGCCCGCTCGTCGTCACGATGCACGGTTCGGACGTGCGCCTCGCGCGCCAGGCGCGTTCCGCACACCGCCTGTTCGACGTCGTGGTCCGGCGCGCGGCCGCGGTCACCGCCGTCTCGAGCTGGCTGTGCGCCGAAGCACGGACGATGGCGCCGCGGGTCGCGTGTCACGTCGCGCCGATGCCGGTCGACGCGGCGCGGTACTCGCCGCCCCCGGCCGGCGCGCCGCGGAGCGGGCTGCTCTTCGTCGGCCGGCTGACCGCGCAGAAGGGCGTCGCGCAGCTCCTCGACGCGTTTGCGCGCATGCGCGCGCGGACGACGCTCGACGTCGTCGGCCGCGGCTCCGAAGCCGCGGCACTCCGCGCCCGCGCCGAGGCGGCCGGCGTCGCCGACCGGGTCCGCTGGCATGACCCGCAGCCGCCGACGTTGCTCGCGCCGTGGTACCGCGCGGCCTCGGCGCTCGTCGTGCCGTCGACCGAAGAAGGGTTCGGGCTCGTCGCCGTCGAGGCCATGCTCTGCGCGACGCCGGTGGTCGCCTTCCGCTCCGGAGGGGTGACCGACGTCGTGCGCGACGGGGAGACGGGGCTGCTCGCACCCGCTGGCGACGTCGACGCGCTCGCTCGCTGCCTCGACCGGATCGTCACCGACGACGTGGTCGCTCGAAAGCTCGGGACCGCTGGACGCGTCGACGTCGCGGCTCGCTTCACGCCGGCCGCGGTCGCGAACCGATACCGAGCGCTCTACGACGCCGTCGCGCGGACTACTCCGTGA